A single Bacillus sp. OxB-1 DNA region contains:
- a CDS encoding YggS family pyridoxal phosphate-dependent enzyme has translation MTVGNLQQRIQHIEHTIQEACDRTGRKRSEVTVVAVTKQVTAKRAGEVMAAGIHDLGENRPEGLLGKQQEITEGAVWHFIGNVQSRKVKDIIDQIDFLHSVDRLSIVKEIQKRATKTIDCFVQVNVSGEASKSGITPEELQRFVEEAAPYDKVRIVGLMTMAPFTEDQEIIRSVFRSLRKLRDEMAAQQLEHAPCTGLSMGMSNDYIIAIEEGATHVRIGTALVGAESEVDA, from the coding sequence ATGACAGTGGGAAACCTCCAACAAAGAATCCAGCATATTGAACATACGATACAGGAAGCGTGTGACCGGACAGGACGGAAGCGTTCCGAGGTGACGGTCGTAGCGGTGACGAAACAAGTCACAGCCAAGAGGGCCGGCGAAGTAATGGCCGCAGGTATCCATGACCTGGGGGAAAACCGCCCTGAGGGACTGCTTGGAAAACAGCAAGAAATTACAGAAGGTGCCGTTTGGCATTTCATCGGCAATGTCCAAAGCAGGAAAGTGAAAGATATTATCGATCAGATCGACTTTTTACATTCGGTGGATCGTTTGAGCATCGTCAAGGAAATCCAGAAGCGCGCGACAAAAACAATTGATTGCTTCGTGCAGGTCAATGTTTCGGGGGAAGCATCCAAATCCGGAATAACCCCGGAAGAGCTTCAACGGTTCGTCGAAGAGGCGGCGCCTTATGATAAAGTCCGGATTGTCGGTTTAATGACTATGGCTCCTTTTACAGAGGACCAGGAGATCATCCGCAGTGTGTTCCGCTCGCTTCGGAAGCTGCGGGACGAAATGGCAGCCCAGCAGTTGGAACATGCCCCATGTACAGGATTATCGATGGGAATGTCTAATGACTACATCATCGCTATTGAAGAAGGTGCAACCCACGTCAGAATCGGTACGGCACTTGTCGGAGCAGAAAGTGAGGTAGACGCATGA
- a CDS encoding cell division protein SepF, with protein MSIKRKFEKWFYLYDEDEEEVEEPARREERRPAQEQQPKRVTPIRKQPVGEPQQSATVVSLQSIQKSSKVVLIEPRVYAEAQDISEHLKNKRAVVVNLQRIERDQGIRIVDFLSGTVYALGGDIQRIGTDIFLCVPDNVEVAGAISDYFER; from the coding sequence ATGAGTATCAAAAGAAAATTTGAGAAATGGTTTTACCTTTATGATGAAGACGAAGAAGAAGTTGAGGAGCCGGCACGGAGGGAAGAGCGCCGACCGGCCCAGGAACAACAACCGAAACGGGTGACGCCGATCAGGAAGCAGCCGGTTGGAGAGCCACAACAATCGGCCACCGTCGTCAGCCTGCAAAGCATTCAAAAGTCCTCCAAAGTGGTGCTGATCGAGCCACGGGTATACGCAGAGGCACAAGACATATCCGAACATCTGAAAAACAAACGGGCGGTCGTGGTCAACCTCCAAAGGATCGAACGTGACCAAGGAATCCGGATCGTCGATTTCCTCAGCGGCACGGTTTATGCCCTTGGCGGGGACATCCAGCGGATCGGCACGGATATTTTCCTTTGCGTGCCCGACAATGTGGAAGTCGCAGGCGCCATTTCCGATTATTTTGAACGATGA
- a CDS encoding YggT family protein, with amino-acid sequence MAAIILLHDAIMGAIRIYSILLIIYILMSWVPASRETKFGELLSKIAEPYLGFFRKFIPPLGMIDISPIVALFALNFISMGISEIFKMIVSSLL; translated from the coding sequence ATGGCAGCTATTATTCTTCTACATGATGCGATCATGGGGGCAATCCGGATCTATTCCATCCTGCTCATTATTTATATTTTAATGTCGTGGGTGCCTGCTTCGAGAGAAACGAAGTTTGGTGAGCTTCTAAGCAAGATCGCAGAACCATATCTTGGATTTTTCAGAAAGTTTATTCCTCCTCTTGGCATGATTGATATTTCACCGATTGTGGCATTATTCGCTTTGAATTTCATCTCTATGGGAATCAGCGAAATATTTAAAATGATCGTTTCCTCACTATTGTGA
- a CDS encoding YlmH family RNA-binding protein produces METLLQHFRKDEQPFIEMATGWVREVENTYSPKLTGFLDPRQRFIVESVSRGAGVSASSYGAFEDAERQRLLLYPDYFSPEPEDFQVTVLKVRYATKFLALEHRDLLGALLSVGIDRAKFGDIRLDREEVQFSIAEEIRDYIIVNLTSVGKAKVTLEEVPEAGDWIMASETWKESTYTVSSLRLDVVVAALTKASRQKAAALIQGERVKVNWAVRDQPSFELQESDMLSVRGAGRFKVSAIEGRTRKDKIRLVVGKLE; encoded by the coding sequence ATGGAGACGCTTTTGCAACATTTCAGAAAAGACGAACAGCCTTTCATCGAAATGGCGACAGGCTGGGTCCGGGAAGTGGAAAACACCTATAGTCCGAAATTGACGGGATTCCTCGACCCGAGGCAACGGTTCATCGTTGAATCAGTTTCCCGGGGTGCCGGGGTGTCAGCGAGTTCGTATGGCGCCTTCGAGGACGCGGAGCGTCAACGGCTCCTCCTGTATCCTGATTATTTTTCACCCGAGCCGGAAGATTTCCAAGTAACCGTTTTAAAGGTGCGCTATGCTACGAAGTTCCTCGCTTTGGAACATCGTGACCTGTTAGGCGCGTTGCTCTCTGTCGGAATCGACCGTGCCAAATTCGGCGATATCCGTCTGGACCGGGAAGAAGTGCAATTTTCCATCGCGGAGGAAATTCGCGACTATATCATAGTCAATTTGACATCCGTCGGAAAGGCGAAAGTGACGTTGGAGGAAGTGCCGGAAGCAGGGGACTGGATCATGGCTTCCGAAACTTGGAAAGAATCGACCTACACAGTCAGTTCACTCCGGTTGGACGTCGTCGTGGCCGCCTTGACGAAAGCTTCACGCCAAAAAGCGGCCGCCCTTATCCAAGGGGAACGTGTGAAGGTGAATTGGGCCGTGCGTGATCAGCCTTCCTTTGAGTTGCAGGAATCGGATATGCTTTCTGTTAGAGGAGCCGGTCGTTTCAAAGTATCCGCCATTGAGGGAAGGACGAGGAAAGATAAGATCCGGCTCGTCGTGGGCAAGTTGGAATAG
- a CDS encoding DivIVA domain-containing protein yields MALTPLDIHNKEFGRGFRGYDEDEVNEFLEQLVKDYENILDENRQLKEKLKQSQEQISHFNAIEETLQKSILIAQEAAEDVRRNSMKESKLIVKEAEKNADRIINEALSRARKISIEVEDLKKQSKVFRNRFKMLIEAQLDLIKADDWDRLLEYEMDTERLEVAADREN; encoded by the coding sequence ATGGCGCTTACACCGCTTGATATACATAACAAAGAATTCGGTCGCGGTTTCCGCGGTTATGACGAAGATGAAGTGAATGAGTTCCTGGAGCAGTTGGTGAAGGACTATGAGAATATTCTCGATGAAAATCGACAGTTGAAAGAGAAATTGAAACAATCGCAGGAGCAGATCTCCCATTTCAATGCCATTGAAGAGACATTGCAAAAGTCGATTTTGATCGCACAGGAAGCTGCGGAAGATGTCCGCCGCAACTCGATGAAAGAATCGAAATTGATTGTCAAGGAAGCCGAAAAGAATGCGGATCGGATCATCAATGAAGCATTGTCACGCGCCCGTAAGATCTCAATCGAAGTCGAGGACCTGAAAAAGCAATCGAAAGTGTTCCGGAACCGATTCAAGATGCTGATCGAAGCGCAATTAGACCTGATCAAGGCGGACGACTGGGACCGGCTCCTTGAATATGAAATGGACACGGAGCGGCTTGAAGTGGCAGCCGATCGGGAAAACTGA
- the ileS gene encoding isoleucine--tRNA ligase, translating to MDYKDTLLMPKTDFPMRGNLPNNEPKMQEKWEGMDIYKKVQERTEGRPFFVLHDGPPYANGDLHMGHALNKVLKDMIVRHKSMTGFHAPYVPGWDTHGLPIEQALVNKGVKRKEHSVAEFRKMCEDYAYSQIDGQRSQFKRIGVRGDWENPYITLKPAFEARQIQVFGDMAKKGYIYKGLKPVYWSPSSESALAEAEIEYKDKKSPSIYVSFPVKDGQGVLDNDVEFMIWTTTPWTIPANLGISVHPDFQYAIVKVKDRKFLIAKELVEMAAKEIGWEEYSVERELKGSELDRIVAKHPIYDRDSLVMLGEHVTLDAGTGCVHTAPGHGEDDFYVSKAYGIDALSPIDDRGVMTAEAPGFEGLFYDDANKAVTEALDKAGALQHLSFITHSYPHDWRTKKPVIFRATAQWFASIESFRDELLEAIRNTKFTPSWGETRLYNMVRDRGDWCISRQRVWGVPIPVFYAENGESIITDETIEHVAHLFREHGSNIWFEREAKDLLPEGFTHEGSPNGQFTKETDIMDVWFDSGSTHQGVLVERDDLVYPADLYLEGSDQYRGWFNSSLTTSVAINGHAPYKGLLSHGFTLDGEGRKMSKSLGNVIVPAKVMNQLGADILRLWVSSVDYTADVRVSDSNFKQVSEVYRKIRNTLRFLHGNTSDFDPSTDSIAFADLRPVDQYVYLRLQDLVQEVREAYDRYEFAGVYHAVNNFCTGELSSFYLDIAKDVVYIEGADHPHRRAMQTVMYESLMALLKLLSPILPHTTDEMWGYLEHVKEESVQLTDMPEAQDFGEEAAQLRERFSTLMLIRDDVLKALEEARNAKVIGKSLESKVTVALPENLQGVFGATDIDFAQFFIVSQFVEGAIDQMPEGTLKLDTVSVFVERADGEKCERCWTISETVGSDKTHPALCTRCADVVNKYYA from the coding sequence ATGGATTACAAGGATACACTGCTCATGCCGAAAACGGATTTCCCGATGCGTGGGAATCTACCGAACAATGAGCCGAAAATGCAGGAAAAATGGGAAGGGATGGACATCTACAAAAAGGTGCAGGAGCGGACAGAAGGCCGGCCGTTTTTCGTCCTGCATGATGGTCCTCCGTACGCGAACGGTGATTTGCATATGGGGCATGCCTTGAACAAAGTGTTGAAAGATATGATTGTCCGGCATAAGTCGATGACCGGCTTCCATGCGCCTTATGTGCCGGGCTGGGATACACATGGTCTGCCGATCGAGCAGGCGCTAGTCAATAAAGGCGTCAAGCGGAAAGAGCATTCCGTTGCGGAATTCCGTAAAATGTGCGAAGACTATGCGTATAGCCAAATCGATGGCCAACGGTCCCAATTCAAACGGATCGGTGTCCGTGGTGACTGGGAAAATCCATACATCACTTTGAAACCGGCGTTTGAAGCACGTCAAATCCAAGTGTTCGGCGATATGGCGAAAAAAGGGTATATCTATAAAGGACTCAAACCGGTATATTGGTCGCCATCGAGTGAATCGGCATTGGCTGAGGCGGAAATCGAATACAAGGACAAGAAATCACCGTCCATTTACGTCAGCTTCCCGGTGAAAGACGGGCAGGGCGTCCTGGATAATGATGTGGAGTTCATGATCTGGACGACGACACCATGGACGATTCCGGCGAACCTCGGGATTTCGGTCCATCCGGATTTCCAATACGCTATCGTCAAAGTGAAAGACCGGAAGTTTTTAATTGCGAAAGAATTGGTTGAAATGGCAGCGAAGGAAATCGGCTGGGAAGAGTATTCCGTAGAGCGTGAACTGAAAGGCTCGGAATTGGACCGTATCGTGGCGAAGCATCCGATTTATGACCGGGATTCCCTTGTCATGCTCGGGGAGCACGTCACGTTGGATGCGGGGACTGGCTGTGTCCATACGGCGCCAGGCCACGGGGAAGACGACTTTTACGTATCCAAAGCATATGGGATTGATGCCCTTTCCCCGATCGATGACCGAGGTGTCATGACGGCAGAAGCTCCAGGATTTGAAGGATTGTTCTATGACGACGCGAATAAAGCCGTCACGGAAGCGCTGGACAAAGCGGGCGCTCTTCAGCATTTGTCCTTCATCACCCATTCGTATCCACATGACTGGCGGACGAAAAAACCGGTCATCTTCCGTGCGACTGCCCAATGGTTCGCTTCAATCGAATCATTCCGGGATGAATTGCTGGAAGCGATCCGCAATACGAAGTTCACGCCTTCTTGGGGCGAGACACGCTTGTATAACATGGTTCGTGACCGAGGCGACTGGTGTATTTCACGACAACGGGTATGGGGTGTACCGATTCCTGTATTTTACGCGGAAAACGGAGAATCCATCATCACAGATGAGACGATCGAACATGTTGCCCACCTGTTCCGCGAACATGGGTCGAATATTTGGTTTGAACGCGAGGCGAAAGATTTATTGCCGGAAGGGTTCACGCATGAAGGAAGCCCGAATGGCCAATTCACGAAAGAAACGGATATCATGGACGTCTGGTTCGACTCCGGCTCCACTCATCAAGGCGTTCTTGTCGAGCGGGATGATCTCGTCTATCCGGCTGACCTATATTTGGAAGGGTCCGACCAGTATCGCGGATGGTTCAATTCCTCGCTTACGACAAGTGTCGCCATTAATGGGCATGCTCCGTACAAAGGTTTGCTAAGCCATGGCTTCACATTGGACGGCGAAGGGCGGAAGATGAGTAAATCACTCGGAAACGTCATCGTGCCTGCTAAAGTGATGAACCAGCTCGGAGCTGACATCTTGCGTCTGTGGGTTTCGTCGGTCGACTATACGGCGGATGTCCGGGTTTCCGACTCCAATTTCAAACAGGTGTCCGAAGTATACCGGAAAATCCGGAATACGCTGCGCTTCCTGCACGGCAATACATCGGACTTCGATCCGTCAACAGACAGCATCGCTTTCGCTGATTTGCGCCCTGTGGATCAATACGTCTACCTCCGCTTGCAAGACTTGGTCCAAGAGGTCCGGGAAGCGTATGACCGCTATGAGTTTGCGGGCGTTTACCATGCGGTGAACAATTTCTGTACAGGTGAGCTCAGCTCATTCTATCTCGATATCGCGAAAGATGTCGTATATATCGAAGGGGCAGATCATCCGCACCGCCGTGCGATGCAGACCGTCATGTACGAATCCCTCATGGCGTTGCTGAAGCTGCTTTCACCGATCTTACCGCATACGACGGACGAGATGTGGGGCTACCTCGAGCATGTGAAAGAGGAAAGTGTCCAATTGACGGATATGCCGGAAGCGCAAGATTTCGGGGAAGAGGCGGCACAACTTCGCGAGCGCTTCTCGACATTGATGTTGATCCGCGACGATGTCCTAAAAGCATTGGAAGAAGCACGGAATGCAAAAGTGATCGGAAAATCGCTCGAATCGAAAGTGACTGTAGCGCTGCCTGAAAACCTTCAAGGGGTATTTGGCGCAACAGATATCGACTTTGCTCAATTCTTCATCGTGTCCCAGTTCGTAGAAGGGGCAATCGATCAAATGCCGGAAGGAACACTGAAGCTCGACACGGTCAGCGTGTTCGTCGAGAGAGCGGACGGGGAAAAATGCGAACGCTGCTGGACGATCTCCGAAACAGTCGGTTCGGATAAAACCCATCCTGCCCTATGTACCCGCTGCGCCGATGTAGTGAATAAATATTACGCATAA
- the lspA gene encoding signal peptidase II: protein MLIFYGVAALVIILDQWTKWLVVQNMELNERIGIMEPYLGLLSHRNRGAAWGMLEGQMWLFYIVTVIVICGIIYFFHKEAKGHPLFGLSLMLLLGGAIGNFIDRLWRKEVVDFVDVLIPVLNYDFPIFNVADAALTVGVILIILHLFMDEMKNKKKEKVS from the coding sequence TTGCTCATTTTTTACGGAGTGGCGGCACTGGTGATCATCTTGGATCAATGGACGAAATGGCTCGTCGTACAAAACATGGAACTGAACGAACGGATCGGAATCATGGAACCTTATTTAGGATTGTTGTCCCACCGGAATCGGGGGGCCGCATGGGGAATGCTCGAGGGCCAAATGTGGCTATTCTACATTGTGACGGTCATAGTCATCTGCGGCATCATTTATTTTTTTCATAAAGAAGCGAAAGGGCATCCATTGTTTGGCTTGAGTTTGATGCTTTTATTGGGAGGAGCAATCGGGAATTTCATCGATCGGCTATGGAGGAAAGAAGTCGTCGATTTTGTCGATGTCCTGATTCCCGTCCTCAATTATGATTTTCCGATTTTCAATGTAGCAGATGCCGCATTGACGGTAGGTGTGATTTTAATCATTCTCCATCTTTTCATGGATGAAATGAAGAATAAGAAAAAGGAAAAGGTGTCCTGA
- a CDS encoding RluA family pseudouridine synthase: MGKIEIEITEEQKGNRIDKALSDLQPEWSRTQIQQWLKSGLVLVADKPVKPNYKVNPGEIIVVDEPEPEELNVVAEDLGLDIVYEDKDVLVVNKPRGMVVHPAPGHMTGTIVNGLMHHCTDLSGINGVLRPGIVHRIDKDTTGLLMVAKNDQAHVSLVNQLVEKTVTRVYTALVHGHIAHDNGTIDAPIGRDPRDRQSMTVVGNGKHAVTHFKVLERFGDFTLVECRLETGRTHQIRVHMKYIGFPLAGDPKYGPKKTIDFGGQVLHAGTLGFTHPSTGEYLEFSSPLPEDFQQLLDELREGKL; encoded by the coding sequence ATGGGAAAAATTGAAATTGAAATTACAGAGGAACAAAAAGGGAACCGGATCGACAAGGCATTAAGCGATCTCCAGCCGGAATGGTCTCGGACGCAAATCCAGCAGTGGCTGAAAAGTGGCCTTGTGTTGGTTGCCGATAAACCGGTGAAACCGAACTACAAAGTGAATCCCGGAGAAATCATCGTTGTCGATGAGCCCGAGCCGGAAGAGCTGAACGTCGTGGCGGAAGATTTGGGGTTGGATATCGTGTATGAGGATAAAGATGTCCTCGTCGTCAACAAGCCCCGGGGAATGGTCGTCCACCCGGCTCCCGGCCATATGACCGGCACGATCGTCAATGGATTGATGCACCATTGCACAGATCTATCGGGCATTAACGGAGTGCTTCGTCCCGGGATTGTCCACCGGATCGATAAGGACACTACCGGTTTGTTGATGGTGGCGAAGAACGATCAGGCGCATGTCTCGCTCGTCAATCAATTGGTGGAGAAAACGGTCACGCGCGTTTACACGGCACTTGTCCACGGACATATCGCACATGACAACGGCACCATCGACGCACCGATCGGCCGAGATCCACGGGACCGCCAAAGCATGACCGTGGTGGGTAACGGAAAACATGCCGTCACCCATTTCAAAGTGTTGGAGCGTTTCGGCGACTTTACGTTGGTCGAGTGCCGTTTGGAAACAGGACGGACCCACCAAATCCGCGTCCATATGAAGTATATCGGTTTCCCGCTTGCCGGAGATCCGAAATACGGACCGAAAAAGACAATCGATTTCGGAGGCCAGGTCCTCCATGCAGGGACGCTCGGATTTACACATCCTTCAACGGGGGAATATCTAGAGTTCAGCAGCCCTTTACCCGAAGATTTCCAGCAACTGCTCGACGAGTTGAGAGAAGGGAAACTTTGA
- the pyrR gene encoding bifunctional pyr operon transcriptional regulator/uracil phosphoribosyltransferase PyrR — MTEKANILDEQAISRAITRIAHEIIERNRGIEDCILVGIKTRGAFLAERLAKKIEQIEGKSILTGELDITLYRDDLMLKHGTNEPLVHEVDIQHDVADKKVILVDDVLYTGRTVRAAMDAVMDRGRPAAIQLAVLVDRGHRELPIRPDFVGKNIPTSSDERVVVSLQEADSMDSVTIHEK; from the coding sequence ATGACGGAAAAAGCGAATATATTGGACGAGCAGGCTATCAGTCGGGCGATCACGCGCATCGCCCATGAAATTATCGAACGCAATCGCGGAATTGAGGATTGCATACTCGTCGGCATCAAAACGAGAGGAGCCTTTCTCGCGGAACGGCTCGCAAAGAAAATTGAACAGATCGAAGGAAAATCGATTTTGACGGGGGAACTCGATATTACATTATATCGCGACGACTTGATGCTCAAGCATGGAACGAACGAACCTCTTGTCCATGAGGTAGATATCCAACATGATGTTGCAGACAAGAAAGTCATCCTTGTTGATGACGTGCTATACACCGGTAGGACAGTACGGGCCGCGATGGATGCCGTGATGGACCGTGGAAGGCCGGCAGCTATTCAACTGGCCGTGCTTGTCGACCGAGGGCATCGGGAATTGCCGATCCGCCCGGACTTTGTCGGGAAGAACATACCGACGTCCAGCGACGAACGAGTCGTTGTCAGCTTACAGGAAGCCGATAGCATGGACAGCGTCACCATTCATGAAAAATAA
- a CDS encoding uracil-xanthine permease family protein — MNGKVLDVHQKPTIDKWLALSLQHMFAMFGATILVPKLVGLSPAIALLTSGIATIVFVLVTGFKVPAYLGSSFAFIAPILAATETGGIGSAMIGSMFVSLVYAIVSLLIWTTGSAWIMKLLPPVVVGPVIMVIGLAVAPVAVNMASTIKVGGEDVYSMLHFSAALVTLASAIICLMFFRGVISLMPVLIGIVVGYIYSGFIGILDWQPVRDAAWLEIPEFLIPGVDYEFVITPTLLLIMVPISIVTISEHIGHQLVLGRVVEKDFIKDPGLNRSILGDGLGTLISGLLGGPPKTTYGENIGVMAITRVYSVYVIMGAAVFAIIFSFIGKMMAMIQTIPTAVLGGISILLFGIIASSGLRMLVDHKVDFGKQRNLVITSVILVIGIGGATIQVSETFQVGGMALAAIVGVILNLILPGRTDESLADETE; from the coding sequence ATGAACGGAAAAGTTCTGGATGTGCATCAAAAGCCGACTATCGATAAATGGCTTGCCTTAAGTTTACAACATATGTTTGCAATGTTCGGAGCGACTATTTTAGTCCCGAAACTCGTCGGACTCAGTCCGGCCATCGCGCTGTTGACAAGTGGGATTGCGACAATCGTCTTTGTCCTAGTGACCGGCTTCAAAGTGCCGGCGTATCTCGGATCCTCGTTCGCCTTCATCGCACCGATCTTAGCTGCGACGGAAACGGGTGGCATTGGCAGCGCGATGATCGGAAGCATGTTCGTGTCGCTGGTCTATGCAATCGTCTCCCTTCTCATCTGGACCACCGGGTCGGCATGGATCATGAAACTGCTGCCCCCGGTCGTAGTGGGACCGGTCATCATGGTTATCGGACTGGCAGTGGCGCCGGTTGCGGTCAACATGGCAAGCACGATTAAAGTGGGGGGCGAAGACGTCTATAGTATGCTGCACTTTTCGGCCGCATTGGTTACGTTAGCGTCGGCCATCATCTGCCTTATGTTCTTCCGGGGGGTTATCAGCTTGATGCCGGTGCTGATCGGTATCGTCGTCGGATACATCTACTCCGGATTCATCGGAATCCTCGATTGGCAACCGGTGCGGGATGCAGCCTGGCTGGAAATACCGGAATTCCTAATTCCCGGTGTCGATTATGAATTCGTTATCACGCCTACCTTGCTGCTGATCATGGTGCCGATCTCGATTGTCACCATTTCCGAGCATATCGGCCACCAGCTTGTACTCGGCCGGGTCGTGGAAAAGGATTTCATCAAAGATCCCGGTCTAAACCGTTCGATCCTAGGAGATGGGCTAGGGACGCTGATCAGTGGCCTGCTCGGCGGTCCGCCAAAGACGACGTATGGGGAAAACATCGGTGTCATGGCGATCACCCGGGTGTACAGTGTCTATGTCATCATGGGGGCAGCCGTGTTTGCCATCATCTTCTCCTTCATCGGTAAAATGATGGCGATGATCCAGACGATCCCTACGGCAGTTTTGGGAGGAATTTCCATACTATTATTCGGAATCATTGCGTCATCCGGATTGCGAATGCTCGTCGATCATAAGGTCGACTTCGGGAAGCAGCGCAACTTGGTCATCACCTCAGTCATTCTAGTCATCGGTATCGGAGGTGCGACCATCCAAGTGAGCGAGACATTCCAAGTCGGCGGCATGGCGCTGGCCGCCATCGTCGGTGTCATCTTGAACCTTATCCTCCCAGGCAGAACAGATGAAAGCCTGGCGGATGAAACTGAATAG
- a CDS encoding aspartate carbamoyltransferase catalytic subunit yields the protein MEHLVSMKQLSEDSIMALLERADIFKKYGGREFPGKFKVANLFFEPSTRTKMSFEMAERKLGLDILPFESSFSSTLKGETLYDTVKTLEAIGLDALVIRHPYNGYFKELIGRTSVSIINAGDGAGQHPTQSLLDLFTIWEEFGTFKGLNILIAGDIAHSRVARSNADALTKLGANVRFLCPAEWAGEFDSVDDWDEVLETSDVVMLLRVQHERHESHDVFTESSYHERYGLTEERSKKMKDRAIIMHPGPVNRGVEIAESLIESPKSHIFKQMENGVYVRMAVLEAVLKGRN from the coding sequence ATGGAACACTTAGTTTCAATGAAACAACTATCTGAAGATAGCATTATGGCGCTCCTCGAACGCGCAGATATTTTTAAAAAGTATGGAGGCCGGGAATTTCCCGGGAAATTTAAAGTGGCCAACTTGTTTTTTGAACCGAGCACGAGGACCAAAATGAGCTTTGAAATGGCCGAAAGAAAACTAGGCCTAGATATTCTGCCATTTGAATCCAGTTTTTCCAGCACTCTAAAGGGTGAAACCTTATATGACACCGTGAAGACTTTGGAAGCGATCGGTTTGGACGCGCTTGTAATCCGGCACCCTTATAATGGATATTTTAAAGAACTCATCGGGCGAACTTCCGTTTCAATCATCAATGCAGGGGACGGAGCAGGCCAGCATCCGACGCAATCCCTCTTGGACCTGTTTACAATTTGGGAAGAGTTCGGGACTTTCAAAGGATTGAATATCCTCATTGCGGGGGATATAGCACATAGCCGTGTCGCTCGTTCCAATGCGGATGCTTTGACCAAATTGGGCGCCAATGTGAGATTCCTTTGTCCGGCTGAATGGGCAGGCGAATTCGATAGTGTGGATGACTGGGACGAAGTGCTTGAAACAAGCGATGTTGTCATGCTTCTCCGTGTCCAGCATGAAAGACATGAGTCACATGACGTATTCACCGAATCCAGCTACCATGAACGGTACGGGCTCACGGAGGAACGGTCGAAAAAGATGAAGGACCGAGCCATCATCATGCACCCGGGACCGGTGAACCGCGGTGTCGAGATAGCGGAAAGCCTGATCGAAAGTCCGAAATCGCATATTTTCAAACAGATGGAAAATGGTGTGTATGTGCGGATGGCGGTATTGGAAGCTGTACTAAAAGGGAGGAATTGA